The proteins below are encoded in one region of Carettochelys insculpta isolate YL-2023 chromosome 14, ASM3395843v1, whole genome shotgun sequence:
- the LOC142020490 gene encoding B-cadherin-like isoform X2 has protein sequence MESPRGRLFGLLLLLQVGLCEPAGQCLAAERFTLLVPRAQLLRGQVLGRVGLQDCAGWKLALDDAAFQVLGNGTVLARRPMQLPGRGKTFTIHAWDSKGQEVSASVTVQNTSPPAAQESASGPRAKVLMFPPARAGLQRQKRDWVIPPIRVPENERGPFPKKLVQIKSNRDKEMTIIYSITGQGADTPPYGVFTIEDKTGWMMVTQPLDREAIDKYHLLSHAVSENGKPAEEPMDIIVTVTDQNDNKPQFTQELFQGWVLEGALPGTSVMQVTATDADDAVETYNGVIAYSILSQEPKEPQPQMFTINRASGTISVIASGLDRERVRAYTLTLQAADLDGEGLTATASAVIEVMDTNDNAPVFDPQTYTVEVPENEAGLEVQRLTVTDLDEVHTAAWRAVYTIVRGNEGGFFAVSTDSETNEGVLRTARALDFELRRQFVLLVAATNEDPFVVKLPTSTATVTVTVRDVNEAPVFDPSVKTAQVSEDVPIGQEIASYTAQDPDRMQSQTVRYRLGNDPAGWLAVHPENAIVTARAPLDREAVFVKNSTYMAILLAVDDGTPPATGTGTLLLTLLDVNDNGPEPDPREITVCSRDPAPQVLSVIDRDLPPNTSPFRAELVHGSGTSWAAEMDSQGETLALRLLEPLKQGLYQVYLRLFDNQSKDQLTVLKAQVCDCVGHVETCPAEPRSQLGVPVILAILGSVLALLILLLLLLLLVRRRKEVKEPLLLPEDDTRDNIFYYGEEGGGEEDQDYDLSQLHRGLEARPEVVVRSDVVPTLLPAPQYRPRPANPSEIGNFIEENLKAADTDPTAPPYDSLLVFDYEGSGSEVASLSSLNSSASDQDQDYDYLQDWGGRFRKLADMYGGGEGD, from the exons ATGGAGTCGCCGCGGGGTCGCTTGttcggcctcctcctcctcctgcag GTGGGGCTGTGCGAGCCCGCGGGGCAGTGCTTGGCCGCGGAGCGCTTCACGCTGCTGGTGCCGCGGGCGCAGCTGCTGCGCGGGCAGGTCCTGGGTCGAG TGGGGCTCCAGGACTGTGCAGGGTGGAAGCTGGCGCTGGATGATGCCGCCTTCCAGGTCCTGGGGAATGGGACAGTCCTGGCGAGAcgccccatgcagctgccagggcgGGGGAAGACCTTCACCATCCATGCCTGGGATTCCAAGGGCCAGGAAGTCTCCGCCTCTGTGACAGTGCAGAACACGAGCCCTCCCGCTGCACAG GAATCTGCTTCGGGCCCCCGGGCGAAGGTGCTGATGTTCCCACCAGCCAGAGCTGGCCTGCAGCGACAGAAGAGGGACTGGGTGATCCCACCCATCAGGGTTCCTGAAAACGAGAGGGGTCCCTTCCCAAAGAAGCTGGTTCAG atcAAATCCAATAGGGATAAAGAGATGACGATCATCTACAGCATTACAGGGCAGGGCGCCGACACCCCTCCCTATGGCGTCTTCACCATTGAGGACAAGACTGGCTGGATGATGGTGACTCAGCCCTTGGACAGAGAAGCAATAGACAAGTACCAC CTGCTCTCCCACGCCGTGTCGGAGAACGGCAAGCCTGCGGAGGAGCCCATGGACATCATAGTCACAGTGACGGACCAGAACGACAACAAGCCCCAGTTCACCCAGGAGCTCTTCCAAGGCTGGGTCCTGGAAGGGGCACTGCCAG GGACCTCTGTGATGCAAGTGACAGCCACGGATGCAGATGATGCTGTAGAGACCTACAATGGGGTCATCGCGTACTCGATCCTGAGCCAGGAACCtaaggagccccagccccagatgtTCACCATCAACCGAGCCTCTGGCACCATCAGTGTGATTGCGAGCGGCCTGGACCGAGAG AGAGTACGGGCGTACACGCTGACTCTGCAGGCGGCCGACTTGGATGGGGAAGGCTTAACGGCCACGGCGTCGGCTGTGATCGAGGTCATGGACACCAACGACAATGCGCCTGTGTTTGACCCCCAAACG TACACTGTGGAGGTGCCGGAGAATGAAGCTGGGCTCGAGGTGCAGCGGCTGACGGTGACAGACCTCGACGAGGTCCACACAGCGGCGTGGCGAGCTGTCTATACCATCGTGCGGGGCAACGAAGGAGGCTTCTTCGCCGTCTCCACAGACAGCGAGACCAATGAAGGGGTCCTGAGAACAGCTCGG GCCCTGGACTTCGAACTGAGGAGACAGTTTGTCCTCCTGGTGGCAGCCACCAATGAAGATCCCTTTGTTGTGAAGCTGCCAACCTCCACGGCTACCGTGACAGTGACTGTGAGGGATGTGAATGAGGCCCCGGTGTTCGACCCTTCTGTTAAGACAGCCCAGGTCTCGGAGGATGTGCCCATCGGGCAGGAGATCGCCTCCTACACTGCCCAGGACCCAGACCGAATGCAGAGTCAGACAGTGCG GTACCGCCTGGGGAACGACCCCGCAGGGTGGCTGGCGGTCCACCCAGAGAACGCCATTGTGACGGCCAGGGCCCCGCTGGACCGGGAGGCCGTGTTTGTGAAGAACAGCACCTACATGGCCATCTTGCTGGCAGTGGATGATG GGACCCCTCCCGCCACCGGAACAGGCACCTTGCTCCTGACTCTGCTGGATGTGAATGACAACGGGCCGGAGCCCGACCCTCGTGAGATCACCGTCTGCAGCCGGGACCCAGCGCCGCAGGTCCTGAGTGTCATCGACAGAGAcctgccccccaacacctcccccttCCGAGCGGAGCTGGTCCATGGCTCCggcaccagctgggctgcagaaaTGGACAGCCAAG GGGAGACGCTCGCCTTGAGACTGCTGGAGCCGCTGAAGCAAGGCCTCTACCAAGTCTACCTGCGGCTCTTCGACAACCAGAGCAAAGACCAGCTGACTGTCCTCAAGGCCCAAGTGTGCGACTGCGTGGGGCATGTGGAGACCTGCCCAGCCGAGCCACGCTCCCAGCTGGGAGTCCCCGTCATCCTGGCCATCCTGGGCTCGGTGCTGGCCCTGCTGA tcctcctgctcctgctgctgcttctggtgcGGCGGAGGAAGGAGGTGAAGGAGCCCTTGCTGCTCCCCGAGGATGACACCCGGGACAACATCTTCTACTACGGCGAGGAGGGCGGTGGCGAGGAAGACCAG GACTACGACCTCAGCCAGCTGCATCGCGGCCTGGAGGCGCGGCCTGAAGTCGTTGTCCGCAGCGACGTGGTCCCGACGCTCCTGCCGGCCCCACAGTACCGGCCTCGCCCCGCCAACCCCAGTGAGATCGGCAACTTCATCGAGGAG AACCTGAAGGCGGCTGACACGGACCCCACGGCACCGCCCTATGACTCCCTGCTGGTCTTTGACTACGAGGGCAGCGGCTCCGAGGTGGCCTCGCTCAGCTCCCTCAACTCCTCCGCCTCGGACCAGGACCAGGACTACGACTACCTGCAGGACTGGGGCGGCCGGTTCAGGAAGCTGGCCGACATGTACGGCGGGGGTGAGGGTGACTAG
- the LOC142020490 gene encoding B-cadherin-like isoform X3, whose amino-acid sequence MFPPARAGLQRQKRDWVIPPIRVPENERGPFPKKLVQIKSNRDKEMTIIYSITGQGADTPPYGVFTIEDKTGWMMVTQPLDREAIDKYHLLSHAVSENGKPAEEPMDIIVTVTDQNDNKPQFTQELFQGWVLEGALPGTSVMQVTATDADDAVETYNGVIAYSILSQEPKEPQPQMFTINRASGTISVIASGLDRERVRAYTLTLQAADLDGEGLTATASAVIEVMDTNDNAPVFDPQTYTVEVPENEAGLEVQRLTVTDLDEVHTAAWRAVYTIVRGNEGGFFAVSTDSETNEGVLRTARALDFELRRQFVLLVAATNEDPFVVKLPTSTATVTVTVRDVNEAPVFDPSVKTAQVSEDVPIGQEIASYTAQDPDRMQSQTVRYRLGNDPAGWLAVHPENAIVTARAPLDREAVFVKNSTYMAILLAVDDGTPPATGTGTLLLTLLDVNDNGPEPDPREITVCSRDPAPQVLSVIDRDLPPNTSPFRAELVHGSGTSWAAEMDSQGETLALRLLEPLKQGLYQVYLRLFDNQSKDQLTVLKAQVCDCVGHVETCPAEPRSQLGVPVILAILGSVLALLILLLLLLLLVRRRKEVKEPLLLPEDDTRDNIFYYGEEGGGEEDQDYDLSQLHRGLEARPEVVVRSDVVPTLLPAPQYRPRPANPSEIGNFIEENLKAADTDPTAPPYDSLLVFDYEGSGSEVASLSSLNSSASDQDQDYDYLQDWGGRFRKLADMYGGGEGD is encoded by the exons ATGTTCCCACCAGCCAGAGCTGGCCTGCAGCGACAGAAGAGGGACTGGGTGATCCCACCCATCAGGGTTCCTGAAAACGAGAGGGGTCCCTTCCCAAAGAAGCTGGTTCAG atcAAATCCAATAGGGATAAAGAGATGACGATCATCTACAGCATTACAGGGCAGGGCGCCGACACCCCTCCCTATGGCGTCTTCACCATTGAGGACAAGACTGGCTGGATGATGGTGACTCAGCCCTTGGACAGAGAAGCAATAGACAAGTACCAC CTGCTCTCCCACGCCGTGTCGGAGAACGGCAAGCCTGCGGAGGAGCCCATGGACATCATAGTCACAGTGACGGACCAGAACGACAACAAGCCCCAGTTCACCCAGGAGCTCTTCCAAGGCTGGGTCCTGGAAGGGGCACTGCCAG GGACCTCTGTGATGCAAGTGACAGCCACGGATGCAGATGATGCTGTAGAGACCTACAATGGGGTCATCGCGTACTCGATCCTGAGCCAGGAACCtaaggagccccagccccagatgtTCACCATCAACCGAGCCTCTGGCACCATCAGTGTGATTGCGAGCGGCCTGGACCGAGAG AGAGTACGGGCGTACACGCTGACTCTGCAGGCGGCCGACTTGGATGGGGAAGGCTTAACGGCCACGGCGTCGGCTGTGATCGAGGTCATGGACACCAACGACAATGCGCCTGTGTTTGACCCCCAAACG TACACTGTGGAGGTGCCGGAGAATGAAGCTGGGCTCGAGGTGCAGCGGCTGACGGTGACAGACCTCGACGAGGTCCACACAGCGGCGTGGCGAGCTGTCTATACCATCGTGCGGGGCAACGAAGGAGGCTTCTTCGCCGTCTCCACAGACAGCGAGACCAATGAAGGGGTCCTGAGAACAGCTCGG GCCCTGGACTTCGAACTGAGGAGACAGTTTGTCCTCCTGGTGGCAGCCACCAATGAAGATCCCTTTGTTGTGAAGCTGCCAACCTCCACGGCTACCGTGACAGTGACTGTGAGGGATGTGAATGAGGCCCCGGTGTTCGACCCTTCTGTTAAGACAGCCCAGGTCTCGGAGGATGTGCCCATCGGGCAGGAGATCGCCTCCTACACTGCCCAGGACCCAGACCGAATGCAGAGTCAGACAGTGCG GTACCGCCTGGGGAACGACCCCGCAGGGTGGCTGGCGGTCCACCCAGAGAACGCCATTGTGACGGCCAGGGCCCCGCTGGACCGGGAGGCCGTGTTTGTGAAGAACAGCACCTACATGGCCATCTTGCTGGCAGTGGATGATG GGACCCCTCCCGCCACCGGAACAGGCACCTTGCTCCTGACTCTGCTGGATGTGAATGACAACGGGCCGGAGCCCGACCCTCGTGAGATCACCGTCTGCAGCCGGGACCCAGCGCCGCAGGTCCTGAGTGTCATCGACAGAGAcctgccccccaacacctcccccttCCGAGCGGAGCTGGTCCATGGCTCCggcaccagctgggctgcagaaaTGGACAGCCAAG GGGAGACGCTCGCCTTGAGACTGCTGGAGCCGCTGAAGCAAGGCCTCTACCAAGTCTACCTGCGGCTCTTCGACAACCAGAGCAAAGACCAGCTGACTGTCCTCAAGGCCCAAGTGTGCGACTGCGTGGGGCATGTGGAGACCTGCCCAGCCGAGCCACGCTCCCAGCTGGGAGTCCCCGTCATCCTGGCCATCCTGGGCTCGGTGCTGGCCCTGCTGA tcctcctgctcctgctgctgcttctggtgcGGCGGAGGAAGGAGGTGAAGGAGCCCTTGCTGCTCCCCGAGGATGACACCCGGGACAACATCTTCTACTACGGCGAGGAGGGCGGTGGCGAGGAAGACCAG GACTACGACCTCAGCCAGCTGCATCGCGGCCTGGAGGCGCGGCCTGAAGTCGTTGTCCGCAGCGACGTGGTCCCGACGCTCCTGCCGGCCCCACAGTACCGGCCTCGCCCCGCCAACCCCAGTGAGATCGGCAACTTCATCGAGGAG AACCTGAAGGCGGCTGACACGGACCCCACGGCACCGCCCTATGACTCCCTGCTGGTCTTTGACTACGAGGGCAGCGGCTCCGAGGTGGCCTCGCTCAGCTCCCTCAACTCCTCCGCCTCGGACCAGGACCAGGACTACGACTACCTGCAGGACTGGGGCGGCCGGTTCAGGAAGCTGGCCGACATGTACGGCGGGGGTGAGGGTGACTAG
- the LOC142020490 gene encoding B-cadherin-like isoform X1, with product MESPRGRLFGLLLLLQVGLCEPAGQCLAAERFTLLVPRAQLLRGQVLGRVGLQDCAGWKLALDDAAFQVLGNGTVLARRPMQLPGRGKTFTIHAWDSKGQEVSASVTVQNTSPPAAQQESASGPRAKVLMFPPARAGLQRQKRDWVIPPIRVPENERGPFPKKLVQIKSNRDKEMTIIYSITGQGADTPPYGVFTIEDKTGWMMVTQPLDREAIDKYHLLSHAVSENGKPAEEPMDIIVTVTDQNDNKPQFTQELFQGWVLEGALPGTSVMQVTATDADDAVETYNGVIAYSILSQEPKEPQPQMFTINRASGTISVIASGLDRERVRAYTLTLQAADLDGEGLTATASAVIEVMDTNDNAPVFDPQTYTVEVPENEAGLEVQRLTVTDLDEVHTAAWRAVYTIVRGNEGGFFAVSTDSETNEGVLRTARALDFELRRQFVLLVAATNEDPFVVKLPTSTATVTVTVRDVNEAPVFDPSVKTAQVSEDVPIGQEIASYTAQDPDRMQSQTVRYRLGNDPAGWLAVHPENAIVTARAPLDREAVFVKNSTYMAILLAVDDGTPPATGTGTLLLTLLDVNDNGPEPDPREITVCSRDPAPQVLSVIDRDLPPNTSPFRAELVHGSGTSWAAEMDSQGETLALRLLEPLKQGLYQVYLRLFDNQSKDQLTVLKAQVCDCVGHVETCPAEPRSQLGVPVILAILGSVLALLILLLLLLLLVRRRKEVKEPLLLPEDDTRDNIFYYGEEGGGEEDQDYDLSQLHRGLEARPEVVVRSDVVPTLLPAPQYRPRPANPSEIGNFIEENLKAADTDPTAPPYDSLLVFDYEGSGSEVASLSSLNSSASDQDQDYDYLQDWGGRFRKLADMYGGGEGD from the exons ATGGAGTCGCCGCGGGGTCGCTTGttcggcctcctcctcctcctgcag GTGGGGCTGTGCGAGCCCGCGGGGCAGTGCTTGGCCGCGGAGCGCTTCACGCTGCTGGTGCCGCGGGCGCAGCTGCTGCGCGGGCAGGTCCTGGGTCGAG TGGGGCTCCAGGACTGTGCAGGGTGGAAGCTGGCGCTGGATGATGCCGCCTTCCAGGTCCTGGGGAATGGGACAGTCCTGGCGAGAcgccccatgcagctgccagggcgGGGGAAGACCTTCACCATCCATGCCTGGGATTCCAAGGGCCAGGAAGTCTCCGCCTCTGTGACAGTGCAGAACACGAGCCCTCCCGCTGCACAG CAGGAATCTGCTTCGGGCCCCCGGGCGAAGGTGCTGATGTTCCCACCAGCCAGAGCTGGCCTGCAGCGACAGAAGAGGGACTGGGTGATCCCACCCATCAGGGTTCCTGAAAACGAGAGGGGTCCCTTCCCAAAGAAGCTGGTTCAG atcAAATCCAATAGGGATAAAGAGATGACGATCATCTACAGCATTACAGGGCAGGGCGCCGACACCCCTCCCTATGGCGTCTTCACCATTGAGGACAAGACTGGCTGGATGATGGTGACTCAGCCCTTGGACAGAGAAGCAATAGACAAGTACCAC CTGCTCTCCCACGCCGTGTCGGAGAACGGCAAGCCTGCGGAGGAGCCCATGGACATCATAGTCACAGTGACGGACCAGAACGACAACAAGCCCCAGTTCACCCAGGAGCTCTTCCAAGGCTGGGTCCTGGAAGGGGCACTGCCAG GGACCTCTGTGATGCAAGTGACAGCCACGGATGCAGATGATGCTGTAGAGACCTACAATGGGGTCATCGCGTACTCGATCCTGAGCCAGGAACCtaaggagccccagccccagatgtTCACCATCAACCGAGCCTCTGGCACCATCAGTGTGATTGCGAGCGGCCTGGACCGAGAG AGAGTACGGGCGTACACGCTGACTCTGCAGGCGGCCGACTTGGATGGGGAAGGCTTAACGGCCACGGCGTCGGCTGTGATCGAGGTCATGGACACCAACGACAATGCGCCTGTGTTTGACCCCCAAACG TACACTGTGGAGGTGCCGGAGAATGAAGCTGGGCTCGAGGTGCAGCGGCTGACGGTGACAGACCTCGACGAGGTCCACACAGCGGCGTGGCGAGCTGTCTATACCATCGTGCGGGGCAACGAAGGAGGCTTCTTCGCCGTCTCCACAGACAGCGAGACCAATGAAGGGGTCCTGAGAACAGCTCGG GCCCTGGACTTCGAACTGAGGAGACAGTTTGTCCTCCTGGTGGCAGCCACCAATGAAGATCCCTTTGTTGTGAAGCTGCCAACCTCCACGGCTACCGTGACAGTGACTGTGAGGGATGTGAATGAGGCCCCGGTGTTCGACCCTTCTGTTAAGACAGCCCAGGTCTCGGAGGATGTGCCCATCGGGCAGGAGATCGCCTCCTACACTGCCCAGGACCCAGACCGAATGCAGAGTCAGACAGTGCG GTACCGCCTGGGGAACGACCCCGCAGGGTGGCTGGCGGTCCACCCAGAGAACGCCATTGTGACGGCCAGGGCCCCGCTGGACCGGGAGGCCGTGTTTGTGAAGAACAGCACCTACATGGCCATCTTGCTGGCAGTGGATGATG GGACCCCTCCCGCCACCGGAACAGGCACCTTGCTCCTGACTCTGCTGGATGTGAATGACAACGGGCCGGAGCCCGACCCTCGTGAGATCACCGTCTGCAGCCGGGACCCAGCGCCGCAGGTCCTGAGTGTCATCGACAGAGAcctgccccccaacacctcccccttCCGAGCGGAGCTGGTCCATGGCTCCggcaccagctgggctgcagaaaTGGACAGCCAAG GGGAGACGCTCGCCTTGAGACTGCTGGAGCCGCTGAAGCAAGGCCTCTACCAAGTCTACCTGCGGCTCTTCGACAACCAGAGCAAAGACCAGCTGACTGTCCTCAAGGCCCAAGTGTGCGACTGCGTGGGGCATGTGGAGACCTGCCCAGCCGAGCCACGCTCCCAGCTGGGAGTCCCCGTCATCCTGGCCATCCTGGGCTCGGTGCTGGCCCTGCTGA tcctcctgctcctgctgctgcttctggtgcGGCGGAGGAAGGAGGTGAAGGAGCCCTTGCTGCTCCCCGAGGATGACACCCGGGACAACATCTTCTACTACGGCGAGGAGGGCGGTGGCGAGGAAGACCAG GACTACGACCTCAGCCAGCTGCATCGCGGCCTGGAGGCGCGGCCTGAAGTCGTTGTCCGCAGCGACGTGGTCCCGACGCTCCTGCCGGCCCCACAGTACCGGCCTCGCCCCGCCAACCCCAGTGAGATCGGCAACTTCATCGAGGAG AACCTGAAGGCGGCTGACACGGACCCCACGGCACCGCCCTATGACTCCCTGCTGGTCTTTGACTACGAGGGCAGCGGCTCCGAGGTGGCCTCGCTCAGCTCCCTCAACTCCTCCGCCTCGGACCAGGACCAGGACTACGACTACCTGCAGGACTGGGGCGGCCGGTTCAGGAAGCTGGCCGACATGTACGGCGGGGGTGAGGGTGACTAG